A genomic segment from Thermotoga neapolitana DSM 4359 encodes:
- a CDS encoding PhoPQ-activated pathogenicity-related family protein, with product MKRFLAILLILPVMVLAIHPLDLLVRARGNPVYETIIATTTQDGDEIYILKSYGMNWQNIQWFHRVGIILPSNLNYKDRAFFFITGGSRKEENERYYDSFLEDVKENLWVAKEFEAPFIVVGDVPNQPIFGLREDALIAETFKMFLENPDPFLPLLVPMTYGVIKAMDTAQDFLEKKGVEIKGFMVSGASKRGWTTYLTAIFDPRVFAIAPMVYDNLNIEAQLLHQKEYYGTYSEKLRDYQERGLFEILENDLGKRLLEIVDPYAMRLRLSLPKILVLGTNDEYWTVDSANLYVDDLPGETFLFYSPNDPHNLKNVKEIIETLSSFFKMYPKLPKVEFFYRDGKIFVERIPEIVDAELWFARSKSRDFRKAVWLRRGVEETDDSLIGVPPEKPEGFHQAYFLRVTLEINGLRMKLCSKMMVE from the coding sequence ATGAAAAGATTTCTGGCAATTCTTTTGATTCTTCCGGTCATGGTGCTTGCGATACATCCTCTGGATCTTCTTGTTCGTGCAAGGGGAAATCCTGTCTACGAGACGATCATTGCAACCACAACCCAGGACGGCGACGAGATATACATATTGAAATCCTACGGCATGAACTGGCAGAACATCCAGTGGTTCCACAGAGTGGGCATAATCCTTCCGTCGAACTTGAATTACAAAGACAGGGCGTTTTTCTTCATAACGGGAGGAAGCAGAAAGGAAGAAAACGAACGCTATTACGATTCGTTTCTGGAAGACGTAAAAGAGAATCTGTGGGTGGCGAAGGAATTCGAAGCACCTTTCATAGTTGTGGGGGACGTTCCAAATCAGCCGATTTTCGGGCTCAGAGAAGATGCCCTGATCGCAGAAACGTTCAAAATGTTCCTCGAGAACCCAGATCCGTTTCTTCCCCTCCTTGTTCCCATGACGTACGGTGTGATAAAGGCCATGGACACGGCACAAGATTTCCTTGAGAAAAAAGGCGTGGAAATCAAAGGCTTCATGGTATCGGGGGCCTCCAAAAGAGGGTGGACCACGTATCTTACGGCGATCTTCGACCCACGCGTTTTCGCCATCGCTCCGATGGTGTACGACAATCTGAACATAGAAGCCCAGCTTTTGCATCAGAAAGAGTACTATGGTACCTACAGCGAGAAGTTGAGAGATTATCAGGAAAGAGGGCTCTTCGAGATTCTCGAAAACGATCTGGGAAAAAGGCTTCTTGAAATTGTCGATCCTTACGCTATGAGATTGAGACTCTCTCTTCCAAAGATCCTTGTGCTCGGCACCAACGACGAATACTGGACCGTGGATTCGGCGAACCTCTACGTGGATGATCTTCCGGGCGAAACCTTTCTATTCTATTCTCCAAACGATCCCCACAACCTGAAGAATGTGAAAGAAATAATAGAGACTCTCTCTTCGTTCTTCAAGATGTACCCCAAACTGCCGAAGGTGGAATTCTTTTACAGGGACGGGAAAATATTCGTTGAAAGGATTCCGGAAATTGTAGACGCGGAACTGTGGTTTGCAAGATCGAAGAGCAGAGATTTCAGAAAGGCGGTGTGGCTCAGACGTGGCGTGGAAGAAACCGATGATTCGCTGATCGGGGTACCTCCTGAAAAGCCTGAAGGTTTTCATCAGGCGTACTTCTTGAGGGTCACTCTCGAAATCAATGGGTTGAGGATGAAGCTTTGCAGTAAGATGATGGTGGAATAA
- the glnA gene encoding type I glutamate--ammonia ligase yields MTIETIKRIIEEENVRFIRLQFTDINGTLKNLEITPDVFLESWEDGIMFDGSSIEGFVRIEESDMYLKPVLDTFAVLPWTVDGAKSARVICDVYTPDGKPFEGDPRYRLRRMMEKAEQLGYTPYAGPEMEFFILPINEKGEPVPEFLDHGGYFDLLPLSKVEEIRRDIAIALEKMGITVEATHHEVAPSQHEVDFRYDTFLRTADNAQTVKLVIKTMAIFHGYHATFMPKPFYGVNGSGMHVHMSLFRGDKNAFYDPDDPLGLSKELRYFVGGILKHAKALAAVTNPTINSYKRLVPGYEAPVYISWSVGNRSALIRIPKARGKATRLEYRSPDPSCNIYLAFAAILAAGLDGIINKIEPPAPVEENIYHMTSERREELNIESLPGSLKEAVEELKKDDVIIDALGEHIFEKFVEAAEKDWKEFSTYVTNWELQRYLYL; encoded by the coding sequence ATGACAATTGAGACCATCAAAAGAATCATCGAAGAGGAGAATGTTCGATTCATCAGGCTGCAATTCACCGACATCAACGGGACCTTGAAGAATTTAGAGATAACGCCGGATGTTTTTCTCGAATCCTGGGAGGACGGAATCATGTTCGACGGTTCATCCATCGAGGGTTTTGTGAGAATCGAAGAGTCTGATATGTACCTCAAGCCCGTCCTCGACACCTTCGCCGTTCTTCCGTGGACGGTCGATGGTGCAAAGAGTGCAAGAGTCATCTGTGACGTTTACACTCCAGATGGTAAACCCTTTGAGGGAGATCCCCGTTACAGACTAAGAAGAATGATGGAAAAAGCAGAACAGCTGGGTTACACACCGTATGCGGGTCCCGAGATGGAATTTTTCATCCTTCCCATCAACGAAAAAGGAGAACCTGTTCCTGAGTTTCTTGACCATGGAGGATATTTCGATCTTCTGCCGCTCAGTAAAGTCGAGGAGATCAGAAGGGACATCGCGATAGCTCTCGAAAAGATGGGGATCACTGTTGAAGCAACGCACCACGAAGTTGCTCCCTCACAGCACGAGGTGGACTTCAGGTACGACACTTTCCTGAGAACCGCCGACAATGCCCAGACCGTGAAACTCGTAATCAAGACCATGGCCATCTTCCACGGATATCATGCAACCTTCATGCCCAAACCCTTCTACGGTGTGAACGGATCGGGAATGCATGTCCACATGAGTCTTTTCAGGGGTGACAAAAATGCCTTCTACGATCCCGACGATCCTCTTGGGCTTTCTAAAGAACTCAGATACTTCGTTGGTGGTATATTGAAGCACGCCAAAGCTCTCGCAGCCGTCACAAATCCCACGATAAACAGCTACAAGAGACTCGTTCCCGGTTACGAAGCGCCCGTTTACATCTCCTGGTCAGTTGGAAACAGAAGCGCCCTCATCAGAATTCCAAAGGCAAGAGGAAAAGCGACAAGATTGGAGTACAGATCACCCGATCCATCCTGTAACATCTATCTTGCCTTCGCGGCTATCCTCGCGGCAGGTCTGGACGGTATCATCAACAAAATCGAGCCTCCCGCGCCGGTTGAAGAAAACATTTACCACATGACGTCTGAGAGAAGGGAAGAACTCAACATAGAATCGCTTCCAGGATCACTGAAAGAGGCTGTCGAAGAACTCAAGAAAGACGATGTTATAATAGATGCACTGGGAGAACATATATTCGAAAAATTTGTGGAGGCTGCCGAAAAGGATTGGAAGGAATTCAGCACCTACGTTACAAACTGGGAACTGCAGCGCTACTTGTATCTCTGA
- a CDS encoding DUF5693 family protein, whose amino-acid sequence MKKFTNLRNSLFLIFLVSSVVLIVFFLPERVAYDRKGMEFSFLFDDMIDGKRVVLFDLSSRKDLPPEAEIVILKGEPLFWEPQELAEKLKGKWLGIVEFDPSYDFARKVALLKKDGLFFRVHTVKPEEIEKLNLDEEALFHRYKRAVLERSVEVLWIRDIDEKELLVQRLSSYFKGKVVPFPAPPESEPPFPKWIFLIPPILMITSLNPLLLSVVFVLPFSREWFVSLLFVSGTLAAYFVPKKKWLKVLSFLLLSISLSLSLSDLYHLNGILDFRGVKLSLVLLPGLLFLSGLWKNRRNWKKYLPLLFLAIPVGFYYLMRSGNSGWVLEVERKFRDWLESVLMVRPRFKEIVCYPFFWLEGFREYDFLRESFGSVALVSMFNTFCHVKTPLVVSIYRSALGLAIGYAVFLFLKVFLNRFLTSK is encoded by the coding sequence GTGAAGAAGTTTACAAACTTGAGAAATAGTCTTTTTCTCATTTTTCTGGTGAGTTCTGTTGTTCTCATCGTGTTCTTTCTTCCAGAAAGGGTGGCTTATGACAGGAAAGGGATGGAATTTTCCTTTCTGTTCGACGACATGATCGATGGAAAGCGAGTGGTTCTCTTTGACCTTTCGAGCAGAAAAGATTTGCCACCGGAAGCCGAGATCGTGATTCTCAAAGGTGAACCTCTCTTCTGGGAGCCTCAAGAATTGGCAGAGAAATTGAAAGGAAAATGGCTTGGGATCGTTGAGTTCGATCCATCTTACGATTTCGCAAGAAAAGTCGCACTTTTGAAGAAAGACGGCCTCTTCTTTCGTGTTCACACGGTGAAACCCGAAGAGATAGAAAAGCTGAATCTGGACGAAGAAGCGCTGTTTCACAGGTACAAAAGAGCCGTTCTTGAACGAAGTGTGGAGGTTCTCTGGATAAGGGACATAGACGAAAAAGAGCTCCTCGTTCAGAGGCTTTCCAGTTATTTCAAAGGAAAAGTTGTACCGTTTCCGGCTCCTCCAGAATCTGAACCGCCTTTCCCGAAGTGGATCTTCTTGATACCTCCCATTCTTATGATAACCTCTCTGAATCCTCTGCTTCTCTCTGTAGTCTTCGTTTTGCCTTTTTCAAGGGAATGGTTCGTGTCTCTCCTTTTTGTTTCCGGTACACTGGCGGCGTATTTTGTGCCGAAAAAGAAATGGTTGAAAGTGTTGAGTTTTCTCCTTCTGTCGATCTCTCTGTCTCTGAGTCTCAGCGATCTGTACCACCTCAACGGTATCCTGGACTTCCGCGGAGTGAAACTTTCACTCGTACTTCTTCCCGGGCTTCTCTTTCTTTCAGGACTTTGGAAGAACAGAAGAAACTGGAAAAAGTACCTGCCGCTCCTTTTCCTTGCCATTCCTGTGGGTTTCTATTATCTTATGCGTTCGGGAAATTCGGGATGGGTGCTGGAAGTTGAAAGAAAGTTCAGAGACTGGCTGGAGAGTGTTTTGATGGTTCGGCCCCGTTTCAAGGAAATTGTGTGCTACCCGTTTTTCTGGTTGGAAGGATTCAGAGAATACGATTTTCTCAGAGAGAGTTTTGGCAGCGTTGCGCTCGTTTCGATGTTCAACACGTTCTGTCATGTTAAAACGCCTCTGGTGGTTTCTATCTACAGAAGCGCTCTTGGCCTTGCTATAGGATATGCTGTGTTCTTATTTCTGAAGGTATTTCTAAACCGCTTTTTAACTTCCAAATAA
- a CDS encoding RluA family pseudouridine synthase, with protein MRMEVTRENFYRRLDKFLRNQLKDVPLSVIYKLIRKGKVYVNRKRVKDPSFDLEEGDVVELRYVNLENLPKRSEKKDLTPVPMKLDVLYEDDHYLVLNKPPNIAIHPGKGVHVATLIEGLLYYGQEKGFSPFLVHRLDKETSGLLVVAKNREAARILTELFKGRNIEKEYVTLVRGVPENNMKITIPLDGQEAVSEIVSVKPLKDVSLLRVKIHTGRKHQIRRHLSQIGFPVVGDDTYGDRHFNREFRKRYGLKRQFLHSYRMKFIDPWTEEEKDFRAPLPDDLLSVLNLLEERSDEWLEEFLS; from the coding sequence ATGAGAATGGAAGTCACCAGGGAGAATTTCTACAGAAGGCTGGACAAATTTCTGAGGAACCAGCTGAAAGACGTACCCCTTTCGGTGATATACAAACTCATCAGAAAGGGAAAGGTGTATGTCAACAGAAAACGCGTGAAGGATCCTTCTTTCGATCTGGAAGAAGGAGACGTGGTAGAGCTCCGGTATGTGAATCTGGAAAATCTTCCGAAGAGATCTGAGAAGAAAGACCTCACACCAGTTCCCATGAAACTCGACGTGCTCTACGAAGACGATCACTACCTTGTGCTGAACAAGCCACCGAACATAGCCATACATCCAGGAAAAGGTGTTCATGTTGCGACGTTGATAGAAGGACTCCTTTATTACGGTCAGGAAAAGGGGTTTTCACCGTTTCTCGTTCACAGACTCGACAAAGAAACCTCTGGGCTTCTCGTTGTTGCCAAAAACAGAGAGGCCGCGAGAATTCTCACGGAACTGTTCAAGGGCAGAAACATAGAGAAAGAATACGTCACGCTCGTAAGAGGAGTTCCAGAGAACAACATGAAAATCACCATTCCTCTCGATGGGCAGGAAGCGGTTTCTGAGATCGTTTCGGTGAAACCTCTGAAAGATGTTTCGCTTCTCCGCGTGAAGATACACACGGGTAGAAAGCATCAGATAAGAAGACACCTTTCGCAGATAGGTTTTCCCGTTGTGGGAGACGACACCTACGGTGACAGACATTTCAACAGAGAGTTTCGAAAGAGATACGGTTTAAAAAGACAGTTCCTCCACAGCTATAGAATGAAGTTCATCGATCCGTGGACTGAGGAGGAAAAGGACTTCAGGGCACCCCTTCCAGATGATCTTCTCAGCGTTCTGAACCTTTTAGAAGAGAGGAGTGATGAATGGTTAGAAGAATTTCTTTCCTGA
- the panD gene encoding aspartate 1-decarboxylase: MLNIYLKSKIHMATITRKEVYYEGSIEIDEELMGKAGISEGELVLVVNVNNAERFVTYVIKGKRGSREINLYGAAARLGEEGDRVIIMAFTFSDKPVKAKTIVLNEKNEIVQEK, from the coding sequence ATGCTGAACATATATCTGAAGTCCAAAATTCACATGGCTACGATCACGAGAAAAGAAGTTTACTACGAAGGAAGCATAGAAATAGACGAAGAGCTGATGGGAAAAGCGGGCATCAGCGAGGGAGAACTCGTACTGGTGGTGAACGTCAACAACGCCGAAAGATTCGTAACGTATGTCATAAAGGGAAAGAGGGGAAGCCGTGAGATAAACCTCTACGGTGCAGCCGCAAGACTCGGTGAAGAAGGTGACAGAGTGATCATCATGGCTTTCACCTTCAGTGACAAACCTGTGAAAGCGAAAACGATCGTTCTCAACGAGAAAAACGAAATCGTTCAGGAGAAATAA
- a CDS encoding class I SAM-dependent methyltransferase, whose amino-acid sequence MGNIYKRFARVFHEGPYTSFSRRIAKNFAKILENFHIRGKKVLDVACGEGTFAVEIAKQGFEVVGVDLSPEMLKFAVERAERENVPVVFLKMDMRDLSFQEEFDIVTCWFDSLNYLLDYDDLKRTFKGVWNALKPGGHFLFDMNTIYGLFMASQEGPVYIQQDSSNVFEVQDIEFDLEDSIATFYVTVFERKEGNLWERFDEIHRERGYKIKEIASALREADFIFSFYDDLLNKTPVSDYSRRLWCVARKEIER is encoded by the coding sequence GTGGGAAATATTTACAAGCGATTCGCACGAGTTTTTCACGAGGGGCCGTACACATCGTTCTCGAGAAGAATAGCGAAAAATTTCGCCAAGATTCTGGAAAACTTTCATATTCGAGGAAAAAAAGTGCTGGATGTGGCCTGTGGAGAAGGAACATTCGCTGTGGAGATCGCAAAGCAGGGTTTCGAAGTGGTGGGAGTGGATCTGTCACCTGAGATGCTCAAATTCGCTGTGGAGAGGGCAGAGAGAGAAAACGTGCCCGTAGTTTTCCTGAAGATGGACATGAGGGACCTGAGCTTTCAGGAAGAATTCGACATAGTCACGTGCTGGTTCGACAGTTTGAACTATCTTCTTGATTATGATGATCTGAAGAGAACGTTCAAAGGGGTGTGGAACGCTCTGAAACCGGGTGGGCACTTTCTTTTCGACATGAACACCATATACGGTCTGTTCATGGCGAGTCAGGAAGGTCCTGTGTACATCCAGCAGGACAGTTCGAACGTTTTTGAAGTTCAGGATATAGAGTTCGATCTGGAAGATTCCATTGCCACTTTCTACGTGACGGTTTTTGAGAGAAAAGAGGGAAACCTTTGGGAAAGGTTCGATGAGATACACAGAGAAAGAGGCTATAAAATCAAAGAGATAGCAAGCGCTTTGAGAGAAGCAGATTTCATATTTTCTTTTTACGACGACCTTTTGAACAAAACTCCGGTATCCGATTACAGTCGAAGGCTCTGGTGTGTTGCAAGAAAGGAGATAGAAAGATGA
- a CDS encoding PadR family transcriptional regulator: MRFRGGRGIHGWWLASVLLLLIAEEPSHGYELAEKLSDFGIEVPGIGHMGNIYRVLASLEEGGLVQTEWDTSVSPPRKVYRITPRGKMYLRETLKNLEEMKERIEMLERRIKKALQE, encoded by the coding sequence ATGAGGTTTCGAGGTGGAAGAGGAATTCACGGATGGTGGCTGGCCAGCGTTCTCCTTTTGCTCATAGCAGAAGAACCCTCACATGGGTATGAACTCGCGGAGAAACTTTCGGATTTCGGAATAGAGGTACCCGGTATCGGCCACATGGGAAACATCTACCGCGTGCTGGCAAGTCTTGAAGAGGGCGGTCTTGTCCAGACCGAATGGGACACGTCGGTGAGCCCTCCCAGGAAGGTGTACAGGATCACACCGCGGGGAAAGATGTATTTGAGGGAAACCTTGAAAAACCTGGAGGAGATGAAAGAAAGAATAGAGATGCTCGAAAGGAGGATAAAGAAAGCGCTTCAAGAGTAG
- a CDS encoding amidohydrolase, protein MILGNCLILKDFSSEPFFGAVEIESGIIKRVIQGKTKVDVDLSGKMIMPALFNTHTHAPMTLLRGVAEDLSFEDWLFSRVLPLEDRLTEKMIYYGTILAQMEMARHGTAGFVDMYFHEEWVAKAVRDFGMRALLTRGLVDDHGDDGGRLDENLKLYREWNGFDGRILVGFGPHSPYLCSKEYLKRIFDVAKSLDAPITIHLYETSKENYDLSELLELGMKNVKTIAAHCVYLPEEHFRSLKDLPFFVSHNPASNLKLGNGIASVWKMIERGVKVTLGTDGSASNNSLNLFFEMRVASLLQKMEDPRRMDVETCLKMVTINGARAMGFKSGKLEEGWNADLVVIDLELPEMFPSRHIKSHLVHAFSGNVFATMVAGRWIYYDGKYPTIDENEVKRELKRIEKELYS, encoded by the coding sequence ATGATCCTGGGAAACTGCCTCATACTGAAGGATTTTTCTTCTGAACCGTTCTTTGGCGCCGTTGAAATAGAATCGGGGATCATAAAGCGGGTGATTCAGGGAAAGACAAAGGTCGACGTGGACCTTTCTGGAAAGATGATCATGCCCGCCCTTTTCAACACGCACACGCACGCTCCAATGACCCTTCTGAGAGGGGTGGCAGAAGATCTCAGTTTTGAAGACTGGTTGTTTTCCAGGGTCCTTCCTTTGGAGGACAGACTGACAGAAAAGATGATCTACTACGGCACGATTCTTGCACAGATGGAGATGGCAAGGCATGGAACAGCGGGCTTTGTCGACATGTACTTTCACGAAGAATGGGTTGCAAAGGCAGTCAGAGACTTCGGAATGAGAGCACTTCTCACACGTGGCCTTGTCGACGATCATGGAGACGACGGAGGGCGTCTCGATGAAAACTTAAAGCTCTACCGTGAGTGGAACGGATTCGACGGAAGGATCCTGGTCGGTTTCGGTCCACATTCACCGTATCTGTGTTCAAAGGAGTACCTAAAAAGGATCTTCGATGTTGCAAAATCCTTGGATGCCCCCATAACCATCCATCTTTACGAAACGTCGAAGGAAAACTACGATCTTTCAGAGTTACTGGAGCTGGGCATGAAGAACGTGAAAACGATAGCTGCCCACTGCGTTTACCTTCCAGAGGAACACTTTCGTTCGCTGAAGGATCTGCCTTTCTTTGTCTCGCACAATCCTGCCAGCAATCTGAAACTCGGAAACGGCATCGCTTCTGTCTGGAAGATGATAGAACGTGGTGTGAAAGTCACGCTCGGAACGGATGGATCCGCGAGCAACAACTCTCTGAACCTCTTCTTCGAGATGAGAGTTGCCAGTCTCCTTCAGAAAATGGAAGATCCACGCAGGATGGATGTTGAAACGTGTCTGAAGATGGTAACGATCAATGGGGCGAGGGCGATGGGTTTCAAGAGTGGAAAACTGGAAGAAGGATGGAACGCAGACCTTGTGGTGATCGATCTGGAACTTCCAGAGATGTTTCCCTCCAGGCACATCAAGAGTCATCTCGTCCATGCCTTTTCCGGAAACGTCTTTGCCACCATGGTGGCAGGAAGGTGGATCTACTACGATGGAAAATACCCAACCATAGACGAGAATGAAGTGAAAAGAGAGTTGAAGAGAATCGAAAAAGAACTCTACTCTTGA
- a CDS encoding CBS domain-containing protein — MKVKDVCRLISLNPTIVEEDDPIEEVVDKILEDPITRTVYVVRDGKLVGMIPVLHLLKVTGFHFFGFIPKEELVRSSMKKLVAKSASEIMVPPVYVHPDTPVEEALKMMIDNNIQEMPVLNEEGEIIGDLNSLEILLALWKERKE; from the coding sequence ATGAAAGTGAAAGACGTGTGCAGATTGATCTCTCTGAATCCAACGATCGTGGAAGAAGATGATCCCATAGAGGAAGTTGTCGATAAAATACTGGAAGATCCCATCACAAGAACCGTATACGTTGTAAGGGATGGAAAACTCGTTGGTATGATACCGGTTCTTCATCTTCTGAAGGTAACAGGGTTTCACTTCTTCGGATTCATTCCGAAAGAGGAACTTGTTCGCTCTTCCATGAAAAAACTGGTAGCAAAGAGCGCATCCGAGATAATGGTACCTCCTGTGTACGTTCATCCGGACACACCGGTGGAGGAAGCCCTGAAAATGATGATCGACAACAACATACAGGAAATGCCTGTTCTGAACGAAGAAGGTGAAATAATAGGAGATCTCAACTCCCTCGAGATTCTCCTTGCTCTGTGGAAGGAGAGAAAAGAATGA
- a CDS encoding ArsB/NhaD family transporter translates to MFESALVSLLIFIIVYLFIVLEKHHRAVITMLGGSATLFLVFKDPIEALVRYVDFNTIFLLIGMMIFVAVTKRSGLFHFLGLYSVKFSRGNVFFFFLSINFLVALLSSFLDNVTTILVFVPVTLVVCDTVDLDPVPFVISEIISSNIGGTATMIGDPPNIMIASAAKLHFLDFVLNVAPAAVLVFFVVMGFLSIVYRRVIFKKVPTEVVKGFDPRRAIVNKKLFYLSITLTVFVLVLFSLQKVLGLESFEVALFAGFFSLAFLNKEEIEGVLKEIEWGVIFFFIGLFLVVGGLEETGVLEKISALVSRMSGGKMERALISVLGISGISSAFVDNIPFTATMIPVIKKLAILSPENFSDLRPLWWALSLGACLGGNGTLVGASANIIGTSLVADRKHITFWDYFKVGFPVLLISLLVSGVYLLFRY, encoded by the coding sequence TTGTTCGAGAGTGCTCTCGTTTCCCTTCTGATCTTTATAATAGTATACCTCTTCATCGTCTTGGAAAAACACCACAGAGCGGTTATCACCATGCTGGGAGGAAGCGCCACACTCTTTCTTGTGTTCAAAGATCCCATCGAAGCACTCGTCAGGTACGTGGACTTCAACACCATATTTCTCTTGATAGGCATGATGATCTTCGTTGCCGTCACAAAAAGAAGTGGTCTGTTTCATTTTCTGGGATTGTACTCCGTGAAATTTTCCAGAGGAAACGTGTTCTTTTTCTTTCTTTCGATCAACTTTCTTGTGGCCCTTCTTTCATCCTTCCTGGACAACGTGACGACGATCCTCGTGTTCGTGCCGGTTACCCTCGTGGTCTGTGATACGGTGGATCTCGACCCGGTGCCCTTTGTAATATCTGAGATCATCTCCTCGAACATAGGCGGAACCGCCACGATGATAGGAGATCCTCCGAACATCATGATCGCTTCGGCGGCAAAACTCCACTTCCTGGATTTTGTTCTCAACGTGGCCCCCGCAGCCGTTCTGGTATTCTTCGTTGTAATGGGGTTTCTCTCGATCGTCTACAGAAGGGTCATCTTCAAAAAAGTGCCAACAGAGGTGGTCAAAGGGTTCGATCCAAGAAGGGCCATCGTCAACAAAAAACTCTTCTATCTGTCCATAACGCTGACAGTTTTTGTCCTCGTTCTTTTTTCCCTCCAAAAGGTGCTCGGGCTGGAGAGTTTCGAGGTGGCCCTGTTCGCCGGGTTCTTCTCTCTTGCTTTCCTGAACAAGGAGGAAATAGAAGGAGTTCTCAAAGAGATCGAATGGGGCGTCATTTTCTTCTTCATAGGTCTTTTTCTCGTCGTCGGCGGGCTGGAAGAAACGGGTGTTCTGGAAAAGATCTCGGCTCTTGTTTCCAGAATGTCAGGCGGAAAGATGGAACGTGCACTGATATCTGTTCTGGGGATATCCGGCATCAGTTCAGCATTCGTCGACAACATTCCGTTCACGGCCACGATGATTCCGGTGATAAAGAAACTTGCGATTCTGTCGCCGGAGAATTTTTCTGACCTGAGGCCTCTCTGGTGGGCGCTTTCTTTAGGAGCGTGTCTGGGGGGAAACGGTACCCTGGTTGGAGCGTCTGCGAACATCATAGGAACCTCATTGGTTGCGGACAGAAAACACATCACGTTCTGGGATTATTTCAAAGTGGGTTTTCCTGTACTCTTAATCAGTCTTCTGGTTTCTGGGGTGTACCTTTTGTTCAGATATTGA
- a CDS encoding TolB family protein, with product MKKTLFSIFAIIPLLSFAIVTLNLSLFSTDQASSVLMDVKSKIFELLPEEATVTNSATATFSMTFFLSYDATDNVYIGEWRYKDETVRYEYNPGGYKYYRDFVMECASFPLEKVSFYLFSKGEFPEVFRLTYHPALDEYSDFSSEYFVFSSERLSGNRNLFLIDRKNGDLLSLPVYGSSEYFPRISLDQKYLLFQGSLHGNWGIYYMPISKDYSSKIKLISRGRFAAYNPNWLDENTMVYVQEDATSNHLVVKDLVTMREKTYDLPFDWVFTPVKGRDGIVFVGLKESDFGIYELLPDGTVTVLENSPYNEFDPDVFGNYLIFSSNRDGVFRIYAKDLESGKVWCLTEKIPYDAFYPAFSEDGKLVAFSVYEKGSEPDIWIVRFRVPQE from the coding sequence ATGAAAAAAACCCTTTTTTCGATCTTTGCTATTATACCTCTTCTCTCTTTCGCAATTGTAACTCTGAATTTAAGCCTGTTCAGTACGGATCAGGCCTCATCTGTTTTGATGGATGTGAAAAGCAAGATATTCGAACTTCTGCCGGAAGAGGCAACCGTTACCAATTCGGCGACGGCGACGTTTTCGATGACCTTTTTCCTCTCGTACGACGCAACGGACAATGTGTACATTGGAGAGTGGAGATACAAAGATGAAACGGTAAGATACGAGTACAACCCCGGAGGATACAAGTATTACAGGGACTTCGTGATGGAGTGTGCCTCTTTTCCGCTTGAGAAGGTCTCTTTCTATCTGTTCTCGAAGGGTGAGTTCCCGGAGGTGTTTCGCCTCACGTATCATCCTGCCCTCGACGAGTACAGCGATTTCTCCAGTGAGTATTTCGTTTTCTCCTCAGAAAGGCTTTCTGGAAACAGGAATCTGTTTCTGATCGACAGAAAAAATGGAGATCTTCTTTCCCTGCCTGTGTACGGTAGCAGCGAGTACTTTCCGAGGATATCCCTGGATCAAAAGTACCTGCTCTTTCAGGGTTCACTCCATGGAAACTGGGGCATATACTACATGCCGATCTCAAAAGATTATTCCTCGAAGATAAAACTCATCTCACGGGGTAGATTTGCGGCGTACAATCCCAATTGGCTCGACGAAAACACGATGGTGTACGTTCAGGAAGATGCCACCTCGAATCATCTCGTTGTGAAAGATCTCGTAACGATGAGGGAAAAGACGTACGATCTTCCGTTCGACTGGGTTTTCACACCCGTCAAGGGCAGAGATGGAATCGTTTTCGTTGGTTTGAAAGAGTCCGACTTTGGAATATACGAACTCCTTCCGGATGGAACGGTGACGGTTCTGGAAAACAGTCCTTACAACGAGTTCGATCCGGATGTGTTTGGAAATTACCTGATTTTCTCCTCGAACAGGGACGGTGTTTTCAGGATATACGCAAAGGATTTGGAAAGTGGGAAAGTCTGGTGCCTGACGGAAAAGATCCCTTACGATGCGTTCTATCCTGCGTTCTCTGAGGACGGAAAGTTGGTGGCTTTCTCTGTGTACGAAAAGGGTAGTGAGCCAGACATCTGGATCGTGCGCTTCAGAGTTCCTCAGGAGTGA